CAGCGATGAAAGCAACCATGAACAGCGAACAACACGGATTGTTTAAAATAACTCAAAATATTTTTTTAGTTAACGAGGAGGGAGGGCTTCTTTTGCTGCAGCATAACAGCGGCAAATGGCTTCTTGTCGGAGGACGACTAAATGTTTCAGAACGATGGGATAACGGGCTTAGAAGGGAAGTAAAGGAAGAAACGGGCATATCGGATTTTTCCATAGACGGCATATTGCAGGTTGATAATTGGGAGCACAAAGGGCTTCATCAATACGGCGTTTTCTTTGTCGGGAAAACAAAAAAAGAAAATAAAATCAGTCTTAGTGACGAACACATAAACTATAAATGGGTAAAAAACATGGAAGAAATAAAAGAGCTTGATTTTTGGTCAACGGAGTTGAAGGAAAGAATACTCGGCGGATTTAAAAAAATACAAAACTTGCCAGGTCGTTTTTTGTAAATATATTTATCTTTGTATGCTCAGATCGGAACGCATTGCCAAAAAAATAAACGAAAAAATTGAGAGCTGGTTAAAAGACCAAGCTAAATTAGTCGTGGCTGTTGACGGTTACGCCGGATCGGGCAAGACCACGGTC
The Candidatus Paceibacter sp. DNA segment above includes these coding regions:
- a CDS encoding NUDIX hydrolase; amino-acid sequence: MNSEQHGLFKITQNIFLVNEEGGLLLLQHNSGKWLLVGGRLNVSERWDNGLRREVKEETGISDFSIDGILQVDNWEHKGLHQYGVFFVGKTKKENKISLSDEHINYKWVKNMEEIKELDFWSTELKERILGGFKKIQNLPGRFL